Proteins found in one Phocaeicola salanitronis DSM 18170 genomic segment:
- a CDS encoding OmpA family protein: protein MKKIIFTICTICLVGCKSKEMITVSNANLSEKESILIENNSNYSVASIVGIGAELIKKEQEKAINKKLLERENKLKNIPGLVVTTIDETNGKKIFKATMQNEILFKFDSHELNKNAKSILDEMIGIINEIPNTKIKVIGHTDNIGEKGYNILLSQNRAAAVGNYLRNAGIETKNITEEGKGFDEPVSSNKTEAGRAKNRRVEIFLSNDY, encoded by the coding sequence ATGAAAAAAATAATTTTTACAATATGTACAATCTGTTTAGTCGGTTGTAAATCAAAAGAAATGATAACAGTAAGCAATGCAAATTTATCAGAAAAAGAAAGCATACTGATAGAAAACAATTCAAACTATTCTGTCGCCTCTATTGTTGGGATAGGTGCCGAACTTATCAAGAAAGAACAAGAAAAAGCAATAAACAAGAAACTTTTAGAGCGAGAAAATAAACTAAAAAACATCCCCGGACTAGTTGTAACCACAATTGATGAAACTAATGGGAAAAAAATTTTTAAAGCAACCATGCAGAACGAGATCTTATTTAAATTTGATTCTCACGAATTGAATAAGAACGCTAAAAGCATACTCGATGAAATGATTGGAATTATCAATGAAATACCAAATACAAAAATAAAAGTTATCGGACATACAGATAATATAGGTGAAAAAGGGTATAACATATTACTCTCACAAAATAGAGCTGCAGCGGTAGGAAATTATTTACGAAATGCAGGGATTGAAACTAAAAATATCACAGAAGAAGGCAAAGGGTTTGACGAACCAGTTAGTTCAAATAAAACAGAAGCAGGAAGAGCCAAAAATCGTAGAGTTGAAATATTCTTATCAAATGACTACTAA